GAAACCTTCCGCCTGTCTATGGAAACAGCAGCCGAGCGTGAGTTTGTGAAGATGCGCCATGGGGATAAAATCTTAGAAACGGTTGTTGCGATCGGCCCACTGCTGGGATTGCTAGGTACCGTAACCGGTCTAATTGCTACCTTTGGGAACTTGAATATTGGGGGCGGTGGCACTGGAGAATCAGCCAGTAAGGCTGCTGCTGGTATTGGGGAAGCCTTAATCACTACGGCAACAGGGATGGTCGTAGCTATTGTCGCGTTACTTGTGTTACGACTCTCAGTCACCCTGCAATCTCGTCAGATTGATTACTTCTCGTCGGTTGGTAGTGAGTTGGAACTAATTTATCGCCAAGTTTGGTTCGAGCCAGCCTTGCCGGATCATCCTGTACTTAACGCAACACATCATCGTGCAACGTCGGCTCCATCAATTACTAGCTCACCCATGGATGGAGGATAGTTGAGACGATGCGATTCAAAAGTCAGCGGCGTGCTAGTCATCCTCCTCAGGTCAACTTGACCCCAATGCTGGATGTGATGATGACGATTCTTACCTTCTTCATTATCGCTACCATGACCTTGCGAACACAGCAAGCAGTAGATGTAATTTTGCCTCCACCTGAAAACGTTCCTCCCCCGCCACCTGAAGCTAATTTGCCGGAGCCGATGTTGGTGCGACTAGAAGCTAACGGGGTCATCCTAGTTTCTGGACAACCGACAGATAAGCAGGTTCTGGTGAATCAGATGCAAGTGTACCTGCGGGAAAATCCAAAGGCAGCTGTGGTTTTATCCGCTGATCCCAAGTTACCCTATGAACAAGTGGTGCAATTCCTGGGGGAAATGCGAGAGATTGGCGGCGATCGCGTTTCGATTGCCATCGAGTAAGTGACTCTGTGGCGTTAATGGTTGAGTAGTGTGCCAGTGAGCAAGTAGGAAGGTGATGTGTAGCGATGTTTAAAGACCGGCGCAACGTCTCTGAGATGCCAGAGGTTAACTTGGTTCCGATGATGGATGTGTTGATGACCATCCTAACCTTCTTCATCATCATTTCGATGACGCTAACGGGGCAGCAGGCCGGTGATATTAAGCTGCCTAAGTCTGAGTCGGGCGTAAACCGAGATTTGCCACCCAAGCCATTAATCGTTGCGTTGAATGGCCAGAAACAGACACGGGTGTATGGTCAGGTTCTGAACCCTGACCAGTTAGCTGAGCAAATGGTTGCCTATTTGAGCAGCAATCCAGAAGGTACTGTTCTGCTTAAGGCCGACAAGTCATTGAGTTATGATGATGTGCTGACGGTGTTGTCGGTTATGCGCGACGTAGGCGGTGATAGGGTTTCGTTGGCGATCGAATAGCTTTTCTGACAGGTATTGCTTCATGTTGACGTTAGTCACGCTTGACGATCGCTCCAAAGTCTCCTAGCACGCGGGCATGATTGCGCAAGATTCCCAATAAGGTCAAGCGATTCTGGCGCACTGCTAAGTTTTCATCCATTACAAAGACGCTCTGGTCACCATCAAAGAATTCAGCAACAACGGGAGCAATTTGACGCAACCCGTTCACTAATTTGCGATAGTCCCGATCGGCACGGGCAGCTTGGGTTTGAGGCACAAGCTCGACAAGGCCATCGTAAAAGGCTTGTTCCGTAGGCTGCTGGAAAAGATTAGTGTGAATCCATGGTCTTGGATCCAAAGTTTGGGTATCTAGATTGCCCTGGACAGCAAGACAGGTAGCTCGGTTGACTGTTTCGTAGATGGTTGCTAAGGTGCCGTCTGTGCGGATAGTTTGCAGAAACAGAGCACGATCGCGGACATCGAGTAAATCCTGTAGTGCTCGATCGCTGTACTCTGGGTCATTTTCCCCTAGGACAGCGTTCACCAAGTCGTAATCAATCTGGCGATCGTCCTGCAACAGAGTACGGATCCGTTGCAGCATAAACTCCTGGAGATGTTGGCGCAGTTCCTCCAGACTAAGTTTCATGACTGAAGAAAATGCTTGGGCAAACTCAGTGGTAACTTGCTGAAGCAAGCTTGCTAGGTTGATCTCCAAGTTGCCATCCCAGGTGATGTTAA
The nucleotide sequence above comes from Cyanobacteriota bacterium. Encoded proteins:
- a CDS encoding MotA/TolQ/ExbB proton channel family protein translates to MAETVFTFLAKGGVTMVPLLGCSVATLAVALERASFWFPLLRQEAKIVHDVLDAAHYDLQKAAEIAKQHEELPIGRFLYAPLRLRSPSPETFRLSMETAAEREFVKMRHGDKILETVVAIGPLLGLLGTVTGLIATFGNLNIGGGGTGESASKAAAGIGEALITTATGMVVAIVALLVLRLSVTLQSRQIDYFSSVGSELELIYRQVWFEPALPDHPVLNATHHRATSAPSITSSPMDGG
- a CDS encoding biopolymer transporter ExbD, producing MRFKSQRRASHPPQVNLTPMLDVMMTILTFFIIATMTLRTQQAVDVILPPPENVPPPPPEANLPEPMLVRLEANGVILVSGQPTDKQVLVNQMQVYLRENPKAAVVLSADPKLPYEQVVQFLGEMREIGGDRVSIAIE
- a CDS encoding biopolymer transporter ExbD, with product MFKDRRNVSEMPEVNLVPMMDVLMTILTFFIIISMTLTGQQAGDIKLPKSESGVNRDLPPKPLIVALNGQKQTRVYGQVLNPDQLAEQMVAYLSSNPEGTVLLKADKSLSYDDVLTVLSVMRDVGGDRVSLAIE